GTCTCCAGACTGCCGTCATGCATGTACGGGCCCGTGACGGCCACGTTGCGCAGCGACTGCGCCCGGAAGCGGCCCATGTCCTCCGCGCGGCCCGTCAGCTCGATGAGCCCCGGGTCCGTTGCGGGATACGTCCCCTGCCCGTCCTCGTTGTAGAGGCCCGTGTTGTGGAAGGGCAGGATGGGCTCGGACGTCGTCTCGTGGACCGTGGCGTCCTGGAAGTTGAAGCCGGAATGGCAGTGGTCACACTCCAGCCGCTCGGAGAAGAACAGCTCCATGCCCCGCTTCTGCTGCCGGGTCATCGCGTCCACTTCATTGCCGTAGATGTAGCGGTCGTACGCGGAGTTGCCTGAGATGAGTGAGCGCTGGAACGACGCCAGCGCGCGCGTCAGCGTGGCCACCGACACTGGCTCCGCCGCGTCTGGAAACGCGCCCTGGAACTCCGCCGCCAGCGCCGCGTCCGAGCGCAGCCGCTCCAGCAGCTCCGGCTCCCGGTCACCAAAGCCCAGCTCCACGGGCTCCTTGCCGAACAAGGGCACCAGGGCCTGCGCCTCCAGCGAGGTGAGCGCGGGATTCGCCCACGTGAGGCTGGTGACGTAGGCCACGTTGGCCAGGCCCTGTGCGTTCCGGCGGTGCACGTGCCCCGTGCTCCCCACCGAGGTGACGCGGCCGTCCGTGAAGGCCCGCGCCTGCTCGTGACAGGAGGCACAGGACTGCGTGCCGTTCTGGGACAGGCGCACGTCGTAGAACAGCCGCCGCCCCAACCGCACCTTCGCCTCCGTCATCGGGTTGTCCGCGGGCACCCGAGGCGTGGGGAACCCCGCCGGCAACTTCCAGTCATAGGTCTCCGCCCCGCTGCCATCGCCGCCACAGCCCGCGCCCAGCCAGGCCAGCGCCGTCAACAGCCCCACTCGAGTTCCCACGCGCCAGGTCATGACGTTCCCTCTACTCCGCCTTGAA
This genomic window from Myxococcus hansupus contains:
- a CDS encoding methanobactin export MATE transporter MbnM codes for the protein MTWRVGTRVGLLTALAWLGAGCGGDGSGAETYDWKLPAGFPTPRVPADNPMTEAKVRLGRRLFYDVRLSQNGTQSCASCHEQARAFTDGRVTSVGSTGHVHRRNAQGLANVAYVTSLTWANPALTSLEAQALVPLFGKEPVELGFGDREPELLERLRSDAALAAEFQGAFPDAAEPVSVATLTRALASFQRSLISGNSAYDRYIYGNEVDAMTRQQKRGMELFFSERLECDHCHSGFNFQDATVHETTSEPILPFHNTGLYNEDGQGTYPATDPGLIELTGRAEDMGRFRAQSLRNVAVTGPYMHDGSLETLSDVLDHYAAGGHARRVSGGEASPLQSGFVRGFTLTAQEKEDVLAFLESLTDPVFLTDPRFSDPANSP